GTTCCTGTAGACTGGGCTACCGCTGTCCCCATAGAACCAAACAGCATCCCCGCTCCAACTATCCCTGCCAATATACCTGTTAACTTCCTGACCATCAATATTCTCCCCCTGAATGTACGACTGAACCCACCTCATAATATCTCACCGGAATATATTAGTAAATTAGAAATTTAACAACAAAAAAAGCCCGCCGAATCCATATCAGCAGGCTTGGTGCATTATTCAAGTTATTCTACCGGCCCAGAAGCAAACCCTTAATTCAAAAAGCTGCTCAGCCCGCTCTCCGCCTGCTTCAATGCCTGCGGCTGTGAGCCTTCGTTAAGTCCGAGCCGGTTGTTCAGCTGGGTGTTGATGGTGGTCATTTTGGACGTATAGTCCTGACAGCTCTCGATGATCCGCCGGTTGGACTGCTCCGAGGTATCCAGGGCGCTGAGCAGGTCGCCAATGGCCTGATTCACGGCTTCCAGGGACATGGACGGCTTGGAGAGCAGCTCCGTGGTCTTCTCGGTCGTCGTGCGCAGCAGCCGCGCATTCTCCTTGAACTGGTCTTCGATGGTCTTGTTGGTGGCTTCCACCGCATTGATGACATTCTCCTGATCAGCCAGGGACATGGCAATCATCGCCGAGACGGTGATCAGGTTAGAGGTCTTATCAATCGCGTTGTTTACGGAATCAATCAGCTTGTCATTATTGTCATTGATGATATCCGTTGCCGCAATCGCCTGATTGTAGAGCAGAATCATCTCGGTCATGGACTGAATCCGCACCATAACCTTGCGCAGCCCGCGCTCCAGATATGCTTTGCGGAATTCATTCTCAGGCTTGGCGATCTCAACCTCGAACAGCTCCTTCAGCTTGTTGCCGAAGGCGATCTTAGTCTGGAGATTATAGATTTCCTCCATGGAGGTGCGCTTCAGCTGGCGCATATTAACGATGCTCTCCTCCAGCGTATCCCGGCCGTCACGCAGACCGGTGATAATGGCATCAATGTTGGTGCGGACCGACTGATATTTGTAGACATAATTCTTAAGCGGGCTTTTGCGCAGCATTTTGCCGAAGAAGCTGACATTCTTGCTCTGCTGAAGTGTCTCGCACTCACCCCGCAGCTTCATAATCATATTAGGCACTTCCACCCGCTTGCCGCTCATCAGGTCATTGACGGGGCGATCCAGCAGCTTCAGCGTCTGGCCTGCCTTCTCCTGTGTCTTCACCCCAAGCTTCCCGATATCATCCATCAGGGAATCCAGTGCCACCGTGTCAGTCTTGGCCACTTGCTCAATTAGCTGGGAAGCCTCCTGAACTACCTTCTGCTCATCTTCTTTTCTAAGCTCAATTAACTGCGTAGACATGGTTCTCCTCCTCCTATAATTCGGAACTGCTATATCGCTGATGTATCAGTTCCGCCTTGGTCTGAAGTTCCATCAGGTCTTTGTGCTCGATCGTGGACGCAATATCGGAAATTTTGGCATCGACATCACGCAGACCGTTCAGCAGCATTCTCCGGTTTCTTGTCTTGGCCTCGCCGCCCAGGCGCAGGAATGGGTTGATTACTCCATTAAGGTCCTTCAGCACCAGCCTGCGGACGGTATGGTTGATCTCGCCGTTACCCAGCTCCTGCAGCAGCGGAATGACGCGCTGCAGTCTGGCGAACAGTGCCAGCGACTTCTCGACAATCTCATTGTCCAGCGTATCCTTCTGCCCTTCGGAGATAATCATATCCTCCAGAATACTAAGATACTCTACCACCGGGGCGAACTCTGCCCCGATCTGTATTTCCTCCCTGTGTCCGGCTCCCGGAGGGACCGGGGAGGCCTGTCCTGCAGCAGCAGACGAAGCTTGCGGCGCGGCGGCGGATGCCGCCGGAATCGCCTTCGGCTCCTGCCCGGCAGGAATCACCTCCACCGGCAGATTCACTCTTGTACGCCTGAGCTCCGGCACTGCAAGTGCTGCCCCGATTACCGGAAGGAGCAGCGAGACCAGCTCAGGCAGGAAGCCGCTGGTCAATACGGCTACGACATAACCGGCACCGGCATACGCCAGTACTTTGAATTTAGCTTGCATTCCTTCTCACCTCTTATGAGCGTGAATGCTACACGCTCAATTCACGGAATCCGTAATGACGGATTCTCCGTTTATTCTCATGATCAGCGGCTGCTC
The sequence above is a segment of the Paenibacillus sp. FSL R7-0204 genome. Coding sequences within it:
- a CDS encoding toxic anion resistance protein, with protein sequence MSTQLIELRKEDEQKVVQEASQLIEQVAKTDTVALDSLMDDIGKLGVKTQEKAGQTLKLLDRPVNDLMSGKRVEVPNMIMKLRGECETLQQSKNVSFFGKMLRKSPLKNYVYKYQSVRTNIDAIITGLRDGRDTLEESIVNMRQLKRTSMEEIYNLQTKIAFGNKLKELFEVEIAKPENEFRKAYLERGLRKVMVRIQSMTEMILLYNQAIAATDIINDNNDKLIDSVNNAIDKTSNLITVSAMIAMSLADQENVINAVEATNKTIEDQFKENARLLRTTTEKTTELLSKPSMSLEAVNQAIGDLLSALDTSEQSNRRIIESCQDYTSKMTTINTQLNNRLGLNEGSQPQALKQAESGLSSFLN